GACTATGGATCTATTAAATATACCCGCAtcataaatgaaaaaaagagcAATCAAGATTTCTGAGAAACAACACAGAAAAATCTacgttggatttttttttattcgtgAATTTTTGTCACTTTCACCTTGCATATGTGggttaatcacaaaaaaacaaattagcATGAACGTCAAGATTATATAGTAACTTTGTGTCTAGGAGCGACTGATTTTTGTGCATTATGGATTATATTATATTCATATGCATGTGAACCTTAGTGATCTCTAGGAGCGACTGATATTTGTGCATCTTTGAAGTTTGAACTAAAGATAGGATCTATTATACGACAGGtaactaattaattttaagaaataaatattacaAGGTAACTTTGTCTCCACTCTTGCAGTAGGCTGTTACGATAGCAACAGGTATTTTCTCAGTGTATGCATCATCGATAAACCTACAGCACAAAAAGATAAaccaagaagagaaaaaaaggtCTCTAGTTCTTTGTTCCAATCTGAAGAAGAATTTTTCAGGCATATAAGAAGAGACTCACTCTTGAACTCCAGATCTCAGAGGTAAGCTTTTCGACATTATCTATTGCATTTTTCTGGCAATGAACAAGTTGAAGTTAAGAAATGGATGGAGTTATATGGAACCGAAGAGAATGCAGCTAGCTGAAAATAACATCACGCGTGCGTACCTTTTATCGCAATACACTTTTTATAAACTCAGCAATAGGTGGACTCACTAGGTTTCTCTTTCGACAGGCTTGTTTGAAGAAGAATTTGGATTTTGCGCCTAGGAAATGTCTTGTAGCATTTCCGATACGTTCTTGACGATACATACTGTCGATGAACTCACTCTCTGTGCTGCTTCTAAAACCGTTTAAAAAGGCAAAACGGGACACTTGAATTATATTAAAGTTCaccaataattaaaataacatatctATGAAGTGAATATCACATTTGAACTAACCAAATAGCTATATTATATCTTTTGCATGCTAGATATACAAACTATAACGTTACCGTTCTATCTCGATTTTCTCTCTAATTTCATATTTGGAGTCTGTTTGAGCAATAAGAGTTTAGAGACCACTTTTCCTTATTTCTAATACGAGAGATATTCTCGTGAATTCTCGCTATTCCACTTAGAACTTTCAATCCATATAGTTTTGTTTCGAATATGTTTCTTTGTGATGGATTGAGTCTGTTTGGCATTTACTTGTTCTTATGAATTAAATTGTTTACGTAAACTGGAAATAAAGTTTTAGAGGATTCAAATGTTGCTTGATTTGATGATGTTAGGAGattattatatctatatatataaataaatatagtatGGTGTTAGACTGCGAGAGTACATGCATGAGTTCTGTAGACTGTACTACACATAATTAGTCTACGGGGTACATGCATGAGTTCTGTATCATGCATATATTGTTTATGTAGTGAAATGCGGGAATGAAAAGACGTTTGTGTTAGAGTGACGCATAGAATAGACATGCATATATACATGTAGGACTTCTGTACACGTATGAGCTGCCAGAGTACATGCATGAATTATGTACTACGCTGTAATGTATACGAGGAGAATGCGGGAGTGCATGGAAGACTTATGTGCTATGCATACTTATCGCATacagaaatttatatttatatgagtTATTTTCACCATAGGacaatttatgagtttttataacATTATAAGGCAGTTTGTGCTACTAGGATAATTTTTCACAACTACAAGCTAATTACGTTCTTTTTTTGAAACGGACcccataatttttaattttctttttctttttctctctgtAAAAGAGAAATAACTTTTAATGGTAGAGAAATCTCAATAAAAAATCTGGGAAACAAGGATTTTATGGCAAAAGAGGATGAAGAGGATAAAGAGACTTTTAATGACAAAAGAAGGAAACAATGTTGTTCGTCCTTCTCTCTTGGGAAGAGTCATACGAGAAGGTCGACAAGCTCTCGTCGGAGACAAGATCTAGTCGTCCATATTGTTACCGTGTCGTAACTCTCTTACCTATGTTCAAAAGCACGGCGGTGGTGGCCAGAAATCAAAGAATAAACACTTAGCGGACATcgacaaaaaaatgttggttaAAATCAGTTAAAAACTTGATTTGTTGAAAATCttgtttttaattgtttttcgGTTAATCTAAATAAGATTTGTAAGTTTTTGTGTTAAAATTGCAAAGAAAATGATGATTAAGTGAAAAGAAATTGATGGCGACTCGAATAGAAAGTTGCAGAATTTTCTGTAACCTAAAAGGAAAAAGATatgttatttacaaaatttccaCTCATTAAAGACATGGTGCATAGTGGTTGTGGGCTTTATCGATGTGTACACTGTTGTAAAGATATCtatgtgtacacatgtacacatcGGTTGTGGGCTTTATCGATGTGTACATTGTTGTAAAGATATCTATATGTACACATGTATATACttgtaaatgatatatatgTGTACATCGAAGTAATGATAAATATATCCGTGTACACAAttgtaaatgatatatatatatatatatatatatatgtgtacatcGAAGTAATGAGTCAAATCAACTATATTTGTGTACACagttgtaaatatatatgtgtacacacttgtaaatgatatatatgTGTACATCGAAGTAATGATAACTATATCCGTGTACACAGTTGCAAATGATATATATGTTTACAtcgaaataataatatatatgtgtacatcGAAGTAATGATACATAACTCATATcccatttgttagattttttttcattattatgtGGTTCTTTATGATGTATTATTTATTCGAATATTTTCTATATCTAAAAAACTAGCTAAAACATAATTATACGCTGGAGCATATATTTAATTGATGGAGTATGATGGATACATTGACACTAAATAAAGTTCATGAGGATGGGTGATGTACATTATCCACATGTGCACCAAGATTTAATATCCACATGTACATTTATTTACCAATATCGACATGtacattttgaaatattacAAGTAGCTCAATAATAAACATATCTACATGTACACTTGTCTACCAATATCGACATGTACATTTTACCATGGTGCAACATTCAATTAGACATTTACGAATTTGTAACATAGATTTAcaagtttaaatatttatgttcaaatgGTGAATATGTGTACACAAAATCTATGCCACAGGAGAATCCAAAGCAAagtctaaattattttaattatgtaaattttgattctttTGGATATAATTGGAGATGTACATCATGTTCgtgttaaattttgatttattcgAATAAAGTAAACAAAATCCATGCTGCATTTTTGTTGTTATGTATATCATGTTCATGTACACGAGTATATTGAGTAACCACATGGATACGATCTTGGCTCAACATATCCACATGTTCCTATGTTTAAAGGTACATGTTGTAACGATGTCCACATGTACACTGTTGTAAATATATTCACATGCACACTATATCTGGGAATCTGCTCATGTcgtaattatttttgaaaaaagtatGTTAATATACCAAGCAGCCAAACAAGCATTATTAAAACTTGATTCAAGATCGAAACTTTACGAAAGATATAAACTCAAAAGATCTGACAAACATCAAATGTCAGATTTGGCCATTTGTtctatcaagcttctcacaagtggtGGCTGTGACAAAAAGGAGCACGGCGATGACAACTCCGGAGCTTCAGAACTAGTGCCACAGTTTTGAATCTCGTCTTAGAGTTTGAGGGAGAGGTATATCCATTGTGAGAGAGAGCTTTTATACATCATGATTATACCACCATCAGAGATATAGCTTGACACATCTCAAAAGATAGGTtggataataaatatattgattatGAACATATTTTCTCGAAAAATTGTTTTGGAAAACTAACATTCATTttacaaaaggaaaaataatGAACTCAAGAGGaagaaacgaagaagaagatacatgggcccattttgttttgtttcttaacTAAGAAAATGTAGAAGAAGATATATGGGACCCACTTAGTTAGTGTAGTAGACATTTATTTAGTTAGATTGTAACATAAAGTAGGTTTTGGTTAAAGAAAACTACCTTAGTAGTGATAACTgttttattatgttaataaaaacttaaaactatCTTTGGatgtaatattttctttatatattcaTATGAGGACAATGCAGGGTGCAGGGATTAACTATGTATTATCATCGTTTTGTTTGCAACGTGTGGGGCTTAAGGTGTCGTGTTTGCTCATATTAGAGCAAGTCCATTGGTTAGAGACCCTTATAGGTTCTAATGaataaattaatagttttttGTGATCTGAAAAGTTTAGAACCCTTAGTAGTCTAATTAATTTTCTCATCATCCAATGGGAGAACCTCATTgaggtttcttaaaaaaaaatttaagttttttttaaagttgaatGATTGGATACATggaatatgaaaaataatacataagcAAACTCTTTCTATAACATTCTGATTTGGATTCATATACTTTGTCAAGACTCATAGAGAGGAATGTGTTGAAGTACCTTCAAACTCACGTTCAATAGCATCAAGCATACTTTTCCTACTTGCCACTGTAACAAAACATGTAAATAGACTGATTCAGAATACATTAGAAACAAACATGGAACATATCTTATACAGATGTAAGAGGGAAGAGTGTTTTACGGTGGTCATCATGATCCTTGCCTTCAGTTGAATCACTAGCCTTTTGCTCTCCAAGACCTTTTGTAGCAGCTGCAAGTAAGAACATATATGTTATCTACTCAGATCAAAGACTTTTAAATTTTGAGCAATGGTAATAGAAgaacaatgaacatatatgtTAACAAAACTCTTTGTTTTGTGCAGATACTTCTTTTCCAGATGACTTCAAAACATTGGCATAGAGAGTCTTGATATCATTCTAAATATCTAAAACGCACCTTTGAGCAAACATCAGTCTCTGCACGCTCCTTTGAGCAAACAAACCTCGAACAGGAGCATGTGGAACAGATATATCAGTCTCTGCACGCTCCCTGCAACAACAAAAGGAAGCAGTTTTAGATCAGTAAAGAATGTTCTTGAAGCTTAAGGCATATATGTTCTGATTTCAAACAAAAGCCAAGGAAACAGACAATAACAGCAagtaaaacacacaaaagatgtaatttttttatataaaacaattaaaatcacAACAAAG
The nucleotide sequence above comes from Brassica napus cultivar Da-Ae chromosome A9, Da-Ae, whole genome shotgun sequence. Encoded proteins:
- the LOC125578267 gene encoding TSA1-like protein, whose translation is MCSVFIDERGRDPQVKERAETDISVPHAPVRAATKGLGEQKASDSTEGKDHDDHLASRKSMLDAIEREFEGTSTHSSL